The genome window CAGCAAAGGAGAAGTACCAAGATAAAGCTCAGCCTGCATCTCTGCAGATAGCAATGGGGAGCCACTCCAGAATAACAGGAACTCTCCCTTGTATTGGTGCCCAGTTGAAGGGGAGCCTCGCTCGCCCCCAGCCGTGGAGCTGGGGACTCCCTGCCTTGGGTCTGGCGGCAGCAGCCCTGAGGGAGATGTGGGGCTGGCCTTGTGCCAGCCGGCAAggccctgctctgctgagctgaTGACTTGGAGTGGAGGAGACCCAAGTCCCCCCAGCCTCGGCAGGCTATGGGACTGTGCCCTGACTTGCCATGGTCTGGGAGCAGTGTTTGAGGTGTGTGGCAACTTGCCATGAGGCAGGGAGCTCAGCGGGCTGTTGGTGGGGGCAGAAGTGAGAGGGTGCTGGAGGGGCAGCAGCAAGGGCTGCGTCACAGCTCAGGCAGCGTCCCAGAGCTGGCCTCCCTCGCGATGTTCTGTGAAACTGCAGCATGCTTCACAAGCACTCAGTCCCCTCCACTTATGGAAAAGGCCAAACAAGCCAGTTGCTAGGACAGAGCAAGGAACAAGGTTTTGCCTCACTGGAATAGCTCTTGACAAAATAATCAGCCCTGCCTTTTAGGCAGCACCTGATGTGCTTGTGGAAGGGGCATTAGGAAGAGCCTACAATATTTTGCTGGTCCAGAGGACTGGCACCCCATGGGTGAGTGTGTTGAGCTGTATCAGCTGCTTATCTGCCTCAAGCCCTCCTGCCAACAAAAGCATTTGCCTCCCACCTGCCCTACACTCTCTGCAGATCTCCCTGACAAAGAGCTCGTTCCTGTTAGATATCTTGTTCCTGAGACTGTTCACATGCTGCAAGCGATTTGAGAAGCTACTTAGGGTCCCTAACAAAGCAAGTTTCTTCATCCTCTGGTGTTTTAGGGACGCCCCACCGGTTCTGTCCTGAGCAGACACATTGGCTGGAGGCTCAGCCTGAAGCAAGAATAAAGCAGGGGTGATGTGCAAGGATCACATTGACCGTTTTGATTCCAGTGCTGTGCCGCGAGCATCTGCCCAGCCCATTTGGGAGTGTGCTCTTTGTGCTGAATGTGCACCCTTCTCTGGATTGCGCTGCACTCATGGCCCAGCCTTCCCGCTGATTTCCGCTCCTTCAATCTTGGGGTCATCTGCTGACTTTATCAGCATGTGTTTCTTTCCATGCTGCTGATAGAAAAGCCCAAAACACCAATTGAAAGGGTGAATGTGGAGGATGGAGCCCTCAGCTTTTGGTGAGAACCACTCTTGCTTGCACGTGACTTCCTGCAGCATGAAATGCCTTTGCATTTTCCACTTGTCTATGCTCTGATCCAGGCTGGGATCTCTCCACTCGTCAAGCAGTGGACGGACTCCCAGGACAACTCCCTGCTTGCCATGCTGATGGAAGAAATCACCACTCTTTGCTCTCAACCTGGGGACCTCTCCATGGCTTTGTGCCAGCCTGGAGCAAGAGCACAGGTGAAAGcagggcacagccctgctgtgaTCCTGAGCTAAAAGGTGCtctgtctttcttttcattatgcCTCTTTGCAGCTGTTTTGGGTGGGGTCCATCCTGCACAGAAATGCGGTTGATGTTGTAACTTCCCTTTTTCCACTTTGGTAGGTAGAAGTCTCACTTATTTTGCACAAGGAGCCCTCCCCACTACCTACTCTGGGCTGGGCCTCAGACAAGCAGCTGGAGAGCACTGCTAGCTGCTGAGCCTCCCTCCGGCAGCAAGAGCCTTGGGCCAGTCATGACAGGTGAGTCATAAGGCAAATTCAACAGCCGCGGTTGGGGATAGCACATTGCAAGACTTTCTCTCCAGTCAAGTTTTGCAGACGCAGGGAATAGGTCCATGATAGACATTAACACTACAATCACGTCAGGAGTCCTGGGTTCTGGTCTCAGTGTAGCCCCTTGCGCCTTCTGCAATGCCAggtgagaggcagcagctttgtGCCTGTTTCTCTGTGACCTAGACGGTGGGAGGATCCTGACCCATCTCTAGCAGGTGCCTGGAGAGCTGAAGGTGGAGGGTGCAATGTCAGGGCACATGCAGGACTTTGACCAGCTGGTTTCCTTTGAACTGGGTAGAGCTGAGCCCCGGCTTCAGACACACAGGTGCCTGGACTTGCTGCACTGACAGGGCAGGACTTGGATGGATGTGTCCTGAGAGACCGGCAGGAGCTGGGCCCATGGTGGAGCTCAGAGGGGTGAGAGCATGGAGCATCCTGGAGAAGGATGTATCTGGGCATGAGTGGTGCACAGGGCAGTTGATGAAGAAGCAGTTGCTCTCTGCCAGGCTCAGGGCTGAATTTAACACCACAAAAGGCAAAGCACTCAGTGTCTCAGGCTGCCTGGGTGCTCTTACTAgcacttgggtttgttcagcccaaCAGACCCTACCCATCAAGGTGGGAGGTGTTACCCCATCCAACCCAGCCTGCCCTGACTCAAAGAGGGTCCTGACACATTATTTCACCCATGTCCCACCTTCACAACCACAGCAAAGCTGAGAATTGCCTGACCCTTACTGAGAAATTATGACAGCTGTTAGAAATTATGTCAATACTTCAGTTCACAACAGGAAACTTTATTAAACAACAGGAAGCCCATGCTCACGTGTGGACTTACAAAACAActcaccttcctctccccttgcTCTTTCAGTGCTGCGGGGCTGGCAGACAGGGCTCTAACTCTCATCTCCACACTGGGTAGGGCTGCTGGGCTCAGAGCCAGTCCTGTGTGGCAGAGTCTCACAGCTGTCTCCAGCCTTCAGACAGTGGGTCTGCCCTGCTCCAAACTCCACTTCAGCCCTTGCTCCATCGTGCATGCCTTGGCTGCTGGCTTTGCCTAGAAGATGGATGGtccagagctgagctggctggTGAATCGCTCCCTTCCACTGGGCTCTGCTCAATATCCTCAGCTCAGACTTGACCTGCTCGACAGGAAGGgttcctgcctgcagctggttGCCATGACGAATGTGAACATCATCCTGCAGCACTACAACTTCACAGGCAAGCTGACCAACCGGCAGTCTGGGGATGAGGGCATGAGTCTCGTCCGCACAACTTTTGCCGTCATCAGCTGCATCATCATCCTGGAGAACCTGCTTGTGCTGCTGGCCATCATGCTGTGCCTGCGAGCCCGCCGCTGGGTCTACTCCTGCATTGCCAGCATCACCGTGAGCGACCTGCTCGCAGGGATTGCGTACCTTTCCAATCTCTGCCTCTCAGGCAAGAAGACCTTCCAGCTTTCACCTCAACTCTGGTTCCTGCGAGAAGGCATCCTCTTCATCGCGCTGGCTGCCTCCACCTTCAGCTTGCTTGTGACTGCCATTGAGCGCTACAGTGCCATGGTAAGGCCGATTGCTGAGAACGAAGCCAGCAAGACCCTGCGCTTACGCAGCCTGATCAtttcctgctggctgctggccTTCATCATTGGACTGCTCCCACTGCTGGGTTGGAACTGTCTGTGTGACTTCAATGCCTGCTCTGTCCTCCTGCCTCTCTACTCCAAGAACTACATCCTTTTCTCCGTAGTCATGTTCAGCATCATCCTCCTGGGGATAATAGGCCTCTACATCTCAATCTTCCAGCTGGTCCAGGCCAGTTCTAAGCAAACCAGTTCTCGGCACAGCCGCAAACGGTCCCTGCGCTTGCTCAAGACTGTGCTGATGATCCTGGGTGCCTTCATTATTTGCTGGAGCCCCCTCTTTGTCCTGTTGCTCCTTGATGTCTTCTGTGAGACACAGAACTGCACACACCTCCACGGCCTGGACTGGACTTTGGCTTTGGCCATGCTTAACTCAGGCGTTAACCCCATCATTTACTCCCTCCGGAGCGTGGAGGTGCGCCGTGCAGTGGGaagcctgctgtgctgctgctgtgtcaggGTTGGGCTTTGCAAGCCTGGGAACTGCTTGGTCATCACAGACATCAATTCTGGCTCATCCACAGAAAGCTCCCTGCGTTACCGGGAGAGCTTCCGCAGCTCTGTAGCACTGAATGCCCGGCCCAGAGCACCTCTCTCCAGCAACTCCAGCATGATGAGCAATCTCCCCAGCCTCTGAGAGGCCATGGGGAGAGCAAAAGATGCCAGGCAGCCCACCAGGACCTTGTGCTGCTGGTTCTGGCCTAGCAGAATTGTAACCTACATGCAGCTCAGGCTGACCAGGTGCAGTCCCATCCCAGCTGTTAACTGTGGTGAGGCTTCCCAATCCCTTCAGACTGGCATGttgctccagtgtgggtgcAGCATAGGGTCAGGCATTGCTCCTAGCATGGGAGTGAAGGATATGGACACATTTTGGGATAGATGCTCTGCTGAGACAACTGCTGTGCCTAGGTTACAAGTGGACCCTGCtctctgtgtgcatgtatatagATGCTGTACCTTCCCAGATGAGGGTATTTTGCCCCAGAGCACAGTGAGGAATAGGATGAGTATCCCCAGCCAGACTGCCCTCCAACCCCTTCGGATCAGACTGGGCCGGCAGTGCTGCCACTGCATGTTATGCAGGGCTGGAGGCGATACCTGAGTCTTCTGCAGTTTACAGCCTTCTGGAACTGCTGTGATTGGCACAGCTGCTGGAAAGGATGCAGGCTTAATGTCTTGCCAGGGAGTCAAGATCAACTGGGTTTGCAAGTGCAAGCGTGTGCAGCTGCGGGGTAGCTCAGAAGCTGCTGGCCAGGAGCAGGTACCCACCTGTAGTGCAGCACAAATGAGCCACAGGATGGCGAGTGCTGCAGTAACAGCCCAGTCCCTCACCAGAGTGCAGAGGCTGGGCACCATGCCTCGGCAAATGCTGTGACTGCTTACAGCCTGGCAGCAAGAAGTATGAGCTCTGCTGTGCCTCTGGGCCTGGGGCTAAGTCTGCAGTGTCAGCCCTGGCACTACTACGGGCAGAGAGAGGTACGCACAGTGACTGGGGAGTCTGGTGCCATCCTGCGTGGCAGAGCTACCTGCTCCCACCTGGCTGAGCCTCTCAGGTAACACACACCCATACAGCAGAGGGTTTGCAGCGCTGTGGCCTCCGAGAGACGTAGGTCATGCTCAGCAAATCTGCCAAATTCCAAGGTCCCCACACAGGGGGAGATGCTCACTGTGTGGACACTGGaaggctgagcagcagcttcTAGACGGCTTTGCATTCTATTGTCTCTGGTGGGGTTTGGCTCACACctgaacagaagcagcaggaattgtttccttttcctttttgagcCAAAAAGGCTGCATCCTTTGAGAAATCTTTTTGAAAATGGTGTTTGCAACAGAACAGATTCGCAAGAGTTGCTTCAACAGCCTGGAACAGAGTCATCACCTGGCAAGAATGGGGTGGAACCTGCCCCaagcccttctgaagttcagcacagctggggaaagGAATGGGGTCTGATCCTAGCTTGTTTGCTCACGTATGGAGTCACATATGGATGCTCCCTACTGCCCCAGCGGTCTGCTGCCCTTGCCTCTCAGAATGCCATGCCTTCTCTCCCCTGAGCTGGCAGGCCAGTGACTGCCTGGCTGTGGCCTCTGTCAGTTTGCTGGCTGGTATCTCTGAAGCGTCAGGAGAGATCCCAAGTTGCTGCAACTTCACGAGCAGGAAGCTTAAGAGGCAGCCAAGCTGTGCATGGACACAGCCCAGCTGACAGCAGAAATGGACTtttccatgggcaggcagaTAGCTGTGCTGCATGAGGTTCCTGGGGGGAACTGctcccagggcaaggctggcTGGGGCCAGCAGAGGCTTTTGCAGGGCTTGAAGACCTTTGCAGGAgttctggcagagctggggctgttaCAGGGGtcaagcagcaccagcagctcccaaGGACCCAACAGAACATGCAGAATGCCTGCTGGAACAGGGGTGGTGGGCACAACGACACCCACATGCCAGGCCAGCAGGTTGCAGAAGTTCATTGGGGCCAGGCTTTAGCCCTGGTACTGAGAGGACTGTTCGGTGCTACGAAAAATGGCTGGCTCCAAAATAGCCCCATTCCTGCCTGGGTCTGGTAGAGACCCAGTGGGGCCCAGAAGGCACTGCCAGCTTGCACATCAGATTCCTGCTCTTCTATTCCCTAACCAAGTGAAAAATCAGAGTGGCACCCAAATGGCCTCTTCTCACCATACAAGGAAGCCAAAGCCACCCAAGCACTAGGGAAGAGAAGCTCCCGATGACTTAAAACCTGCTGACCCGTCCCCTCAGCAGGAGTTACTGAGCTTCCAGCCCATTTGTTTTGCAATAAATCTAGATGATAAGAAAGCCCCTGTTTGATTtgctattattttctcttcctgcagGTCAGGTACCTGGTGGCTGGTCCCATAGGCAAGGGGCCTCCTAGGGTCAGAGCAGGAGGTCCGGTACCATAGAGGGCGGCGTGGAGGTGGCGGGTATGGGGCAGCCGTTCCCCGTAGGCCCGGGGCAGCCGGAGCGCCCCCGTCGCGTTCCCAGGGCACCGGGATCACCCCCTTCCAAAAGCTGGGGGAGCCCCCCACCCCGTCCCGTTCGCGGGCCGGCAGAGCCGGTGGCAGCGCGGCGCGGGGAGGTGCTGCGCTGTGCCCCGCGCCGGCACCGGGCGCTTCCGCCGCTGCCGTTCGGCGCCGCGTGTGACGGCGCTCCGCGGGTTCGGCTCACGCTTCCCGCGGCTGCGGTGGGCGCGGAGAGCGGCGGtgcggggcgcgggggcgggcgggggcgggcgagGGGCGGCGGCCGCATCGCCGCTGCGGAGCGGAGCGCCCCCTGCAGGCCACGCAGGGCGGCAAcgcccgctgccccccgccgccgcgaCTACAGCTCCCAGCGGCCCTTGCGGCGGCGCCCgaactacagctcccggcagcCCGTGGGAGACGCGGACGGTGCGTGCGGCGCCGCGCCGTGCGTGCCGCGCGTGCCGGTGGAGCAGGCcgcagcggcggggccgggtCCGCGGCGATGCTGGAGGAGGCGGGCGAGGTACTGGAGTCGGTGCTGAAGGCTTCGTGCCTGCCGCTGAGCTTCCTGCTCTTCGTGCCCGCCGTGCTCCTGCTCCTgggcccgccgcccgccgcagAGGCCGCCCACGAGTTCACGGTCTACCGCATGCAGCAGTACGAGCTGGGCGGGCAGCCCTACGGTGAGAGACTGCACGGCCAGGCCGGGCGCGGTTCGGCCGCCGGCCTGCGCCAGGCCTCGGCCCTCCGGGAGGGCGAATCCCGGCAGCGGCCCCCTTCAGGGCCGGTGGGGCCCTGGGAAGAGCCCCCGGCCCGGGGAGGAGCCCAGGGTAGGCCGCGGAACTGCAGGCGGCCCGGGGAGGGAGACCCGGCCCGGGGGAGGGTGCAGGGGAGCTCGGGAGGCCCTGGGAGGCTGCagccggggcccgggcccgggcgcAGCCCCAGGGGAGGCCATAGGCGGGCGCCGTCTGGCTGAGCTTTACTgcccagcctcagcagcagcaggagggtgcTGAGAGCTCCCACGTGGTGAACTAGAGCTGTCCAAGGACCCTGCCGTGTCCTTGCAGGCTCCTGTCTGTGGGCTGAGCTCCCTGTGCTTCAAGCAGTCCGGCTGCAGCCCTCTTGTATACTGTGGAGCTTGGTCGTGAGCTCAGTTTTGTTCTCCTGCCTTTGATTCTTACTGACAGGTTGATTCTTCTTTGTTCTTCAGCCTCTTCTTCAGGCTCAGTTAGCAGTGGCTATGGCTCTAGTGTCTCCTCGTTTGAAAGTCCTTTCTTTTATAGTTCTTCCTTTATGTTATGATTGACTTCCAGGCTGCCGATTGTGCAACACCTTTTGTTGAGTCAGAAACACAACCTGCTCTGTGAGGCATTGAAGTTTTGTGACCCTTAGCCTCCACTCCCCTGTACTCACTAACCCAGAATTAAGTGTTGGTTTTCAGTCTTCCgtagatattttatttcagatcagGTCATGTGTTCTGTCCATGAGTGACTCTTCCCGCTGTCGCTTTTGTGGCCTAAGT of Phalacrocorax aristotelis chromosome W, bGulAri2.1, whole genome shotgun sequence contains these proteins:
- the S1PR4 gene encoding sphingosine 1-phosphate receptor 4, with the protein product MDGPELSWLVNRSLPLGSAQYPQLRLDLLDRKGSCLQLVAMTNVNIILQHYNFTGKLTNRQSGDEGMSLVRTTFAVISCIIILENLLVLLAIMLCLRARRWVYSCIASITVSDLLAGIAYLSNLCLSGKKTFQLSPQLWFLREGILFIALAASTFSLLVTAIERYSAMVRPIAENEASKTLRLRSLIISCWLLAFIIGLLPLLGWNCLCDFNACSVLLPLYSKNYILFSVVMFSIILLGIIGLYISIFQLVQASSKQTSSRHSRKRSLRLLKTVLMILGAFIICWSPLFVLLLLDVFCETQNCTHLHGLDWTLALAMLNSGVNPIIYSLRSVEVRRAVGSLLCCCCVRVGLCKPGNCLVITDINSGSSTESSLRYRESFRSSVALNARPRAPLSSNSSMMSNLPSL